ATCGAACTGGCCCGCGACTGGGACCCGCTGGGTTCAGAAATGGGCTGGCGTACATGGAATAGCCAGCTGGGCGAAGCGCTGCAGCCGGTTTGGCAGAGTGATCATGTTGTGCCACTGCGTTTCCGACTGCCAATGCTGGCACGAGAGATGCCGCAGTGTGATCTCGTTGTCGTGAGCCACCCACACGAGGACCATGGTTCTTCAAAGACCCTGCGAGTTCTTGGCCAACACACCAATGCTCACTTTTGCGGGCCGCACGACATGAAACAGAAGTTTCTGGACGTGGGTATTCCTGAGGATCGCATCCACGTCAACCTGCCTGGACGTTCAGAGAACATCAACGGACTGGATGTGGAATGGACGTACGCGACGCACGGGCCACCAACGTTTGCCTCGGGCTATCTTGTTGATGATGGTAAGAATCGGGTCTATTACACGGGTGACAAC
The Fuerstiella sp. genome window above contains:
- a CDS encoding MBL fold metallo-hydrolase; the encoded protein is MLRYSVSLAAAFFSATIGFAQTTVTVPSVDPHAQRGRPDPNVIVESLRGAATHRDITAWWISNSGFCVQMDDKVVLTDPVIELARDWDPLGSEMGWRTWNSQLGEALQPVWQSDHVVPLRFRLPMLAREMPQCDLVVVSHPHEDHGSSKTLRVLGQHTNAHFCGPHDMKQKFLDVGIPEDRIHVNLPGRSENINGLDVEWTYATHGPPTFASGYLVDDGKNRVYYTGDN